The following are from one region of the Carassius auratus strain Wakin chromosome 13, ASM336829v1, whole genome shotgun sequence genome:
- the LOC113112628 gene encoding cytosolic purine 5'-nucleotidase isoform X1, which yields MTTSWSDRLQNYADLPANMDGLSVKKFKREVHQSLPQELAHCHPSTRVFVNRSLAMEKIKCFGFDMDYTLAVYKSPEYESLGFDLTVERLVSIGYPQELLNFVYDPAFPTRGLVFDTMYGNLLKVDAYGNILVCAHGFNFMRGPEIRELYPNKFIQRGDTERFYILNTLFNLPETYLFACLVDFFTSCSRYTSCEMGFKDGDLFMSYKSMFQDVRDAVDWVHFKGSLKEKTVENMEKYVVKDAKLPLLLSRMNEVDKVFLVTNSDYKYTDKIMTYLFDFPHGPKAGMPHRPWQSYFDVIVVDARKPVFFGEGTVLRQVDTTTGRLKIGTYTGPLQHGIVYSGGSSDIVCDLLGAKGKDILYIGDHIFGDILKSKKRQGWRTFLVIPELAQELHVWTDKSTLFEELQSLDIFLAELYKHLDSSSNERPDISSLQRRIKKVTHDMDMCYGMMGSLFRSGSRQTLFASQVMRYADLYAASFINLLYYPFSYLFRAAHVLMPHESTVEHTHVDINDIESPMATRNRHSIDFRDRECKRHQLTRSISEINPPHLFPLTPQEITHCHDEDDDEEEEEEEEE from the exons ATGACAACCTCTTGGAGTGATCGGCTCCAGAATTATGCAGACCTTCCTGCCAACATGGACGGTTTATCTGTGAAGAAGTTCAAAAGAGAGGTGCATCAGAG CTTACCACAGGAACTGGCGCACTGTCATCCTTCTACGAG AGTTTTTGTCAATAGAAGTTTGGCAATGGAGAAGATCAAATGCTTTGGctttgatatggactacactctAGCAG TGTATAAGTCTCCAGAGTATGAATCTCTTGGCTTTGATCTGACTGTGGAAAGACTGGTTTCCATTGGTTACCCACAAGAGCTGCTAAACTTTGTCTATGACCCTGCTTTTCCCACAAG AGGCTTGGTGTTTGATACGATGTATGGAAACCTGCTGAAAGTAGATGCGTATGGAAACATCCTTGTGTGCGCTCATGGTTTTAACTTCATGCGTGG accagAGATAAGAGAGCTGTACCCAAACAAGTTCATTCAGCGGGGAGATACAGAGCGATTCTACATCCTCAACACACTTTTCAACCTCCCAG AGACATACCTCTTTGCCTGCCTGGTTGACTTCTTCACTAGTTGCTCCAGATATACAAG TTGTGAGATGGGCTTTAAAGATGGAGATCTTTTCATGTCTTATAAGAGCATGTTTCAGGATGTCAGAGATGCTGTGGATTGGGTCCATTTCAAG GGCTCGCTCAAAGAGAAAACGGTTGAAAATATGGAGAAATATGTGGTGAAGGAT GCCAAATTACCGTTGCTTCTAAGCCGAATGAACGAAGTTGACAAAGTGTTCCTTGTTACCAACAGTGACTACAAATACACAGAT aaaatcatgacaTACTTGTTTGATTTTCCACATGGTCCCAAA GCTGGTATGCCTCATCGGCCCTGGCAGTCCTACTTTGACGTTATTGTGGTGGATGCCAGGAAGCCAGTGTTCTTCGGAGAGGGCACAGTCCTGAGACAGGTGGACACG ACTACTGGAAGACTGAAGATCGGAACATATACAGGTCCCTTGCAGCATGGCATTGTATATTCTGGTG GTTCCTCAGACATAGTTTGTGACCTACTTGGAGCAAAAGGAAAGGACATCTTGTACATCGGTGACCACATCTTTGGAGACATCTTGAAGTCTAAGAAGCGTCAGGGCTGGAGAACGTTCCTGGTGATTCCTGAGCTGGCTCAGGAGCTGCACGTGTGGACCGACAAGAGCA CGCTGTTTGAGGAACTCCAGAGTCTGGACATTTTCCTGGCAGAGCTCTATAA GCATTTGGACAGCAGCAGTAATGAGAGACCTGATATCAGCTCTCTTCAGAGGAGGATTAAG AAAGTGACCCATGACATGGACATGTGCTATGGAATGATGGGAAGTCTGTTCCGCAGCGGCTCTCGTCAGACTCTCTTTGCCTCTCAAGTAATGCGTTATGCAGACCTATACGCTGCGTCTTTCATCAATCTCCTGTACTACCCTTTCAGCTACCTGTTCAGAGCTGCCCACGTCCTG ATGCCTCATGAGTCCACCGTGGAGCACACTCACGTGGACATCAACGACATAGAGTCGCCCATGGCCACACGCAACCGCCACTCTATCGATTTCAGAGACCGTGAGTGCAAGAGACACCAGCTGACCCGCTCCATCAGTGAAATCAATCCTCCACACCTCTTCCCCCTGACGCCACAGGAGATCACGCACTGCCACGATGAGgatgacgatgaggaggaagaggaagaggaggaagaataA
- the LOC113112628 gene encoding cytosolic purine 5'-nucleotidase isoform X3 gives MEKIKCFGFDMDYTLAVYKSPEYESLGFDLTVERLVSIGYPQELLNFVYDPAFPTRGLVFDTMYGNLLKVDAYGNILVCAHGFNFMRGPEIRELYPNKFIQRGDTERFYILNTLFNLPETYLFACLVDFFTSCSRYTSCEMGFKDGDLFMSYKSMFQDVRDAVDWVHFKGSLKEKTVENMEKYVVKDAKLPLLLSRMNEVDKVFLVTNSDYKYTDKIMTYLFDFPHGPKAGMPHRPWQSYFDVIVVDARKPVFFGEGTVLRQVDTTTGRLKIGTYTGPLQHGIVYSGGSSDIVCDLLGAKGKDILYIGDHIFGDILKSKKRQGWRTFLVIPELAQELHVWTDKSTLFEELQSLDIFLAELYKHLDSSSNERPDISSLQRRIKKVTHDMDMCYGMMGSLFRSGSRQTLFASQVMRYADLYAASFINLLYYPFSYLFRAAHVLMPHESTVEHTHVDINDIESPMATRNRHSIDFRDRECKRHQLTRSISEINPPHLFPLTPQEITHCHDEDDDEEEEEEEEE, from the exons ATGGAGAAGATCAAATGCTTTGGctttgatatggactacactctAGCAG TGTATAAGTCTCCAGAGTATGAATCTCTTGGCTTTGATCTGACTGTGGAAAGACTGGTTTCCATTGGTTACCCACAAGAGCTGCTAAACTTTGTCTATGACCCTGCTTTTCCCACAAG AGGCTTGGTGTTTGATACGATGTATGGAAACCTGCTGAAAGTAGATGCGTATGGAAACATCCTTGTGTGCGCTCATGGTTTTAACTTCATGCGTGG accagAGATAAGAGAGCTGTACCCAAACAAGTTCATTCAGCGGGGAGATACAGAGCGATTCTACATCCTCAACACACTTTTCAACCTCCCAG AGACATACCTCTTTGCCTGCCTGGTTGACTTCTTCACTAGTTGCTCCAGATATACAAG TTGTGAGATGGGCTTTAAAGATGGAGATCTTTTCATGTCTTATAAGAGCATGTTTCAGGATGTCAGAGATGCTGTGGATTGGGTCCATTTCAAG GGCTCGCTCAAAGAGAAAACGGTTGAAAATATGGAGAAATATGTGGTGAAGGAT GCCAAATTACCGTTGCTTCTAAGCCGAATGAACGAAGTTGACAAAGTGTTCCTTGTTACCAACAGTGACTACAAATACACAGAT aaaatcatgacaTACTTGTTTGATTTTCCACATGGTCCCAAA GCTGGTATGCCTCATCGGCCCTGGCAGTCCTACTTTGACGTTATTGTGGTGGATGCCAGGAAGCCAGTGTTCTTCGGAGAGGGCACAGTCCTGAGACAGGTGGACACG ACTACTGGAAGACTGAAGATCGGAACATATACAGGTCCCTTGCAGCATGGCATTGTATATTCTGGTG GTTCCTCAGACATAGTTTGTGACCTACTTGGAGCAAAAGGAAAGGACATCTTGTACATCGGTGACCACATCTTTGGAGACATCTTGAAGTCTAAGAAGCGTCAGGGCTGGAGAACGTTCCTGGTGATTCCTGAGCTGGCTCAGGAGCTGCACGTGTGGACCGACAAGAGCA CGCTGTTTGAGGAACTCCAGAGTCTGGACATTTTCCTGGCAGAGCTCTATAA GCATTTGGACAGCAGCAGTAATGAGAGACCTGATATCAGCTCTCTTCAGAGGAGGATTAAG AAAGTGACCCATGACATGGACATGTGCTATGGAATGATGGGAAGTCTGTTCCGCAGCGGCTCTCGTCAGACTCTCTTTGCCTCTCAAGTAATGCGTTATGCAGACCTATACGCTGCGTCTTTCATCAATCTCCTGTACTACCCTTTCAGCTACCTGTTCAGAGCTGCCCACGTCCTG ATGCCTCATGAGTCCACCGTGGAGCACACTCACGTGGACATCAACGACATAGAGTCGCCCATGGCCACACGCAACCGCCACTCTATCGATTTCAGAGACCGTGAGTGCAAGAGACACCAGCTGACCCGCTCCATCAGTGAAATCAATCCTCCACACCTCTTCCCCCTGACGCCACAGGAGATCACGCACTGCCACGATGAGgatgacgatgaggaggaagaggaagaggaggaagaataA
- the LOC113112628 gene encoding cytosolic purine 5'-nucleotidase isoform X2 codes for MTTSWSDRLQNYADLPANMDGLSVKKFKREVHQRVFVNRSLAMEKIKCFGFDMDYTLAVYKSPEYESLGFDLTVERLVSIGYPQELLNFVYDPAFPTRGLVFDTMYGNLLKVDAYGNILVCAHGFNFMRGPEIRELYPNKFIQRGDTERFYILNTLFNLPETYLFACLVDFFTSCSRYTSCEMGFKDGDLFMSYKSMFQDVRDAVDWVHFKGSLKEKTVENMEKYVVKDAKLPLLLSRMNEVDKVFLVTNSDYKYTDKIMTYLFDFPHGPKAGMPHRPWQSYFDVIVVDARKPVFFGEGTVLRQVDTTTGRLKIGTYTGPLQHGIVYSGGSSDIVCDLLGAKGKDILYIGDHIFGDILKSKKRQGWRTFLVIPELAQELHVWTDKSTLFEELQSLDIFLAELYKHLDSSSNERPDISSLQRRIKKVTHDMDMCYGMMGSLFRSGSRQTLFASQVMRYADLYAASFINLLYYPFSYLFRAAHVLMPHESTVEHTHVDINDIESPMATRNRHSIDFRDRECKRHQLTRSISEINPPHLFPLTPQEITHCHDEDDDEEEEEEEEE; via the exons ATGACAACCTCTTGGAGTGATCGGCTCCAGAATTATGCAGACCTTCCTGCCAACATGGACGGTTTATCTGTGAAGAAGTTCAAAAGAGAGGTGCATCAGAG AGTTTTTGTCAATAGAAGTTTGGCAATGGAGAAGATCAAATGCTTTGGctttgatatggactacactctAGCAG TGTATAAGTCTCCAGAGTATGAATCTCTTGGCTTTGATCTGACTGTGGAAAGACTGGTTTCCATTGGTTACCCACAAGAGCTGCTAAACTTTGTCTATGACCCTGCTTTTCCCACAAG AGGCTTGGTGTTTGATACGATGTATGGAAACCTGCTGAAAGTAGATGCGTATGGAAACATCCTTGTGTGCGCTCATGGTTTTAACTTCATGCGTGG accagAGATAAGAGAGCTGTACCCAAACAAGTTCATTCAGCGGGGAGATACAGAGCGATTCTACATCCTCAACACACTTTTCAACCTCCCAG AGACATACCTCTTTGCCTGCCTGGTTGACTTCTTCACTAGTTGCTCCAGATATACAAG TTGTGAGATGGGCTTTAAAGATGGAGATCTTTTCATGTCTTATAAGAGCATGTTTCAGGATGTCAGAGATGCTGTGGATTGGGTCCATTTCAAG GGCTCGCTCAAAGAGAAAACGGTTGAAAATATGGAGAAATATGTGGTGAAGGAT GCCAAATTACCGTTGCTTCTAAGCCGAATGAACGAAGTTGACAAAGTGTTCCTTGTTACCAACAGTGACTACAAATACACAGAT aaaatcatgacaTACTTGTTTGATTTTCCACATGGTCCCAAA GCTGGTATGCCTCATCGGCCCTGGCAGTCCTACTTTGACGTTATTGTGGTGGATGCCAGGAAGCCAGTGTTCTTCGGAGAGGGCACAGTCCTGAGACAGGTGGACACG ACTACTGGAAGACTGAAGATCGGAACATATACAGGTCCCTTGCAGCATGGCATTGTATATTCTGGTG GTTCCTCAGACATAGTTTGTGACCTACTTGGAGCAAAAGGAAAGGACATCTTGTACATCGGTGACCACATCTTTGGAGACATCTTGAAGTCTAAGAAGCGTCAGGGCTGGAGAACGTTCCTGGTGATTCCTGAGCTGGCTCAGGAGCTGCACGTGTGGACCGACAAGAGCA CGCTGTTTGAGGAACTCCAGAGTCTGGACATTTTCCTGGCAGAGCTCTATAA GCATTTGGACAGCAGCAGTAATGAGAGACCTGATATCAGCTCTCTTCAGAGGAGGATTAAG AAAGTGACCCATGACATGGACATGTGCTATGGAATGATGGGAAGTCTGTTCCGCAGCGGCTCTCGTCAGACTCTCTTTGCCTCTCAAGTAATGCGTTATGCAGACCTATACGCTGCGTCTTTCATCAATCTCCTGTACTACCCTTTCAGCTACCTGTTCAGAGCTGCCCACGTCCTG ATGCCTCATGAGTCCACCGTGGAGCACACTCACGTGGACATCAACGACATAGAGTCGCCCATGGCCACACGCAACCGCCACTCTATCGATTTCAGAGACCGTGAGTGCAAGAGACACCAGCTGACCCGCTCCATCAGTGAAATCAATCCTCCACACCTCTTCCCCCTGACGCCACAGGAGATCACGCACTGCCACGATGAGgatgacgatgaggaggaagaggaagaggaggaagaataA
- the LOC113112626 gene encoding polycomb group RING finger protein 6-like encodes MDGTVDRVVEEGSTRGFSRTDVSLSGGDESRDTDHSQRSHETQPDDERSLPLRDFYPYIRCALCNGFFIDATTITECLHTFCKSCIVKHFFYSNRCPNCSIVVHQTQPLNSIRPDRQLQDIVFKMVPYLEEDERSRIYAFYKQRGLGVPKPVASPATCPVKPHQRQKKDMLPQSVFTIPSELDVSLMLEFVGAEEGIENFKPLERKYVRVSGEATVRHVELFIRRKMELSQNCKVDVVCGDHLLEQCQSLREVCNTMGKNALQDGMLVLHFGLVLPAQ; translated from the exons ATGGACGGAACTGTGGACAGAGTTGTGGAGGAGGGATCCACGCGTGGGTTCTCTCGGACGGACGTTTCCCTCAGCGGAGGGGATGAGAGCAGGGACACCGACCACAGCCAGAGATCTCACGAAACACAACCTGACGACGAG cgctctTTGCCTCTTAGGGATTTTTATCCCTATATCCGCTGTGCCCTCTGCAATGGATTTTTCATTGATGCCACCACCATCACAGAGTGTCTTCACACTT TTTGTAAGAGCTGCATCGTCAAGCACTTTTTCTACAGCAACAGGTGTCCTAACTGCTCGATTGTTGTGCACCAGACACAGCCGCTGAACAGTATCAG aCCTGACAGACAATTACAAGACATTGTTTTCAAGATGGTTCCATATTTGGAAGAAG ATGAAAGGTCGcgaatatatgcattttataaacaGAGAGGGCTTGGGGTTCCTAAACCAG TGGCATCTCCAGCTACATGCCCAGTAAAGCCGCATCAGAGACAGAAGAAAGACATGCTGCCTCAGTCTGTTTTTACAATTCCCTCAGAGCTAGATGTGTCTCTGATGTTGGAGTTTGTGGG AGCTGAAGAGGGTATTGAGAACTTTAAG CCCCTGGAGAGGAAGTATGTGCGTGTGTCAGGGGAAGCCACTGTCCGTCATGTGGAGCTTTTTATCAGGAGGAAGATGGAACTGAGTCAAAACTGCAAG GTTGATGTTGTGTGTGGAGACCATCTTCTTGAGCAATGCCAGTCTTTGAGAGAAGTTTGTAATACCATGGGAAAAAATGCGTTGCAG GACGGCATGCTGGTTCTGCATTTCGGACTTGTTCTACCTGCTCAGTAA
- the LOC113112630 gene encoding alpha-internexin-like, which yields MSYGSDNYMSSSYRKIFGETPRFTGSRMSNVSSRSSMSSSGFRSHSLSRSTASPAGYLKRSGRSSSFSPVHFDNVDFSQTAVLNNEFKIVRTNEKEQLQGLNDRFAMFIEKVRNLEQHNQVLETELVSLRQRQNEPSRLADLYRQEIRDLRAQVDELNNEKAHILIERDNIDEDLQKLRGKFEDEIRAREEAELTLRSYKKDVDDATMVRVDLERKVESLLDEINFMRKVHDEEVAELTSMIQAVQISVEVELSKPDLTSALKEIRGQYETLASKNLQSAEEWYKSKFTSLNEQATRTNEAMRATREEINDYRRQLQSKTIEIETLRGANESLERQIREMEEAHNAEVSGYQETIGQLDLDLRNTKSEMARHLREYQDLLNVKMALDIEIAAYRKLLEGEETHFSSGLTFSSTPSITYGYQSRSAFTSTRNPKKEKEEEGHGKSKAGAKREENPEETAVIKKPEKSDTVDVNSN from the exons ATGAGTTACGGATCAGACAACTACATGTCCTCATCCTATAGAAAGATTTTCGGGGAAACCCCTCGTTTCACCGGTTCTAGAATGAGCAATGTCTCCTCCAGGAGCTCTATGTCTTCCAGCGGCTTCAGGTCCCACTCTCTCTCCCGCAGCACCGCCTCTCCAGCGGGTTACCTTAAAAGATCGGGCCGGTCATCTTCTTTCTCACCGGTACATTTCGATAACGTGGATTTCTCTCAAACAGCTGTGTTAAACAACGAGTTTAAAATCGTCCGAACCAATGAGAAGGAACAACTTCAAGGTCTCAATGACCGTTTCGCGATGTTTATCGAGAAGGTGCGCAATCTGGAGCAGCACAATCAAGTGCTGGAGACCGAGCTCGTGAGTCTGCGTCAGAGGCAGAACGAGCCGTCTAGACTCGCTGACCTCTATCGTCAAGAGATCCGGGATCTGCGAGCCCAGGTGGACGAGCTGAACAACGAAAAAGCTCATATTCTCATTGAACGAGATAATATCGACGAAGACTTGCAGAAACTTCGAGGCAAGTTTGAGGACGAGATCCGAGCGCGCGAGGAGGCAGAGCTGACGCTCAGATCCTACAAGAAAGATGTGGATGATGCCACAATGGTGCGTGTGGACCTGGAGAGAAAGGTGGAGTCCCTCTTGGACGAGATCAATTTTATGAGGAAAGTGCATGATGAAGAGGTGGCGGAGCTGACTAGTATGATCCAGGCAGTCCAGATATCTGTGGAAGTAGAGTTATCCAAGCCGGATCTGACCTCGGCCCTCAAAGAGATCCGTGGGCAGTACGAAACACTCGCTTCTAAGAACCTGCAGTCGGCCGAGGAATGGTACAAATCAAAGTTCACCAGCCTCAATGAACAGGCCACTAGAACCAACGAGGCCATGAGAGCAACAAGAGAGGAGATCAACGACTACAGGCGACAACTACAGTCCAAAACCATTGAAATCGAAACCTTGCGAGGCGCAAACGAGTCACTTGAGCGACAGATCCGGGAGATGGAAGAGGCACACAATGCCGAGGTCTCAGGTTATCAG GAAACAATTGGGCAGCTGGACCTTGATCTTAGAAATACTAAGAGTGAAATGGCCCGTCACCTCCGGGAGTATCAGGATCTTCTGAACGTCAAGATGGCATTAGACATTGAAATTGCAGCATACAG AAAGCTACTGGAGGGTGAAGAAACCCACTTCAGTTCTGGGTTGACTTTCTCCAGCACACCCAGCATCACTTATGGGTATCAGAGCCGCTCTGCTTTCACCTCAACCCGCAATcccaaaaaagagaaagaagaagagggACATGGCAAATCCAAGGCAGGAGCCAAGCGGGAGGAGAACCCGGAGGAAACTGCTGTGATTAAAAAGCCAGAAAAGAGTGATACTGTTGATGTTAACTCCAACTAG